The proteins below come from a single Papaver somniferum cultivar HN1 chromosome 11, ASM357369v1, whole genome shotgun sequence genomic window:
- the LOC113324995 gene encoding cytochrome P450 71A1-like, whose amino-acid sequence MPNSNPLQGVLQWFQVQKQSPLFLPILVSIIISLFVFRWFAGGDRRKLPPSPPKLPIIGNFHQLGTLPHRNLRDLSNKYGPLMILNLGSASTLVVSSPEMAKEVTKTHDIVFANRPPTKGAKKLLYNCTDIGFAPYGEYWREVRKVCVTKLLSAKRVQFFDVARKEEIGSLIEKVKVLSSQPGTVVDLTELLLNLANNLISRVAFGKSYEEKDGTNRLGHLTRDVLTLLGAFSIRDLYPALGWIDGLSGLTRKMNKTHKEMDAFLDQVIEDHLNNKLGSSSDGHETIIDTLLRVQKDKTLSITLVRDNIKAIVMDLFIAGTDTISIVVEWAMVQLLMHPEMMKRAQEEVRRVVGNKSRVHEDDTHHMHYVKCVVKETLRLHPPVPLLVPRESSEDTNINGFHIPAKTRVFVNSWAIQRDPKSWESPEEFIPERFINNPVDYKGSNFEYLPFGSGRRGCPGIQFGLVASELLLANLLFWFDWEVPLDGSGKQILDMDEHFGLVVYKKNPTLIIPSLH is encoded by the exons ATGCCCAACAGTAATCCATTACAAGGAGTATTGCAATGGTTTCAAGTTCAGAAACAATCTCCGCTTTTCCTTCCAATTCTTGTTTCTATCATCATTTCTCTTTTCGTTTTCCGCTGGTTTGCTGGTGGAGATAGGCGGAAACTACCACCATCTCCGCCGAAACTTCCAATCATTGGAAACTTCCATCAATTAGGAACACTTCCACATAGAAACCTTCGAGATCTTTCAAACAAGTATGGTCCCTTAATGATCTTGAACTTAGGTAGTGCTAGCACTCTAGTCGTTTCGTCTCCTGAAATGGCTAAAGAAGTCACCAAAACCCACGATATTGTTTTTGCAAACAGACCGCCTACTAAAGGTGCTAAGAAGCTTCTGTATAACTGCACTGACATCGGTTTTGCACCTTATGGTGAGTACTGGAGAGAAGTAAGAAAAGTATGCGTTACTAAGCTCTTAAGTGCCAAAAGAGTTCAATTTTTCGATGTTGCAAGGAAAGAAGAAATCGGTTCTTTGATCGAGAAGGTAAAGGTTTTGTCTTCTCAACCTGGCACAGTTGTTGATCTGACCGAATTGTTGTTGAATCTTGCTAATAATCTGATCTCAAGAGTTGCTTTCGGAAAGTCGTACGAGGAAAAAGATGGTACCAACCGGCTTGGGCATTTGACAAGAGACGTGCTAACGCTGTTGGGAGCATTCAGCATCAGGGATTTGTATCCAGCTCTTGGTTGGATCGATGGACTCAGCGGCTTGACCAGAAAAATGAACAAGACACACAAAGAAATGGATGCGTTTCTTGATCAAGTCATTGAAGATCATTTGAATAACAAATTAGGAAGTTCAAGTGATGGTCATGAAACCATCATAGACACTTTGCTTCGTGTTCAGAAAGACAAAACCCTGAGCATCACCCTCGTCCGAGACAATATCAAAGCTATCGTCATG GACTTGTTCATAGCTGGAACAGATACCATTTCAATTGTTGTCGAGTGGGCAATGGTGCAACTCTTAATGCATCCAGAGATGATGAAAAGAGCTCAAGAAGAGGTCCGGCGAGTAGTTGGGAATAAATCCAGGGTACACGAAGACGATACTCATCACATGCATTACGTAAAATGTGTTGTCAAAGAGACTCTTAGACTACATCCACCAGTCCCACTATTAGTTCCGAGAGAATCCAGCGAAGACACCAACATCAATGGATTTCATATTCCAGCGAAAACAAGAGTATTTGTGAACTCCTGGGCAATTCAAAGAGACCCAAAGTCGTGGGAAAGCCCTGAAGAATTTATTCCGGAGAGATTCATTAACAATCCTGTTGATTATAAAGGATCGAATTTTGAATACCTGCCATTTGGTTCTGGAAGAAGGGGTTGCCCTGGGATTCAGTTTGGTTTAGTAGCATCGGAATTGCTTCTTGCCAATCTCTTGTTTTGGTTCGATTGGGAAGTGCCGTTAGATGGTTCAGGTAAACAAATTCTCGACATGGATGAACATTTTGGACTCGTTGTCTATAAGAAGAACCCTACTTTAATCATTCCAAGCTTACACTGA